The Trichoderma breve strain T069 chromosome 2, whole genome shotgun sequence DNA segment GTTGTGTAAATATGGGTTGCTATACAGATTTGTATACATGTTTGGATATCAAGTTGATCAAGGGTGGTTATTATGTACTTCATTTGCAAAAAGGGTAGTTTGTTTATAGGAAACAAGGATTATAACTTGAAAGAATTCACTTAATTTTGGAACAATTGtctttatttactaatatcAAAGCGTCTGCTATAATGCAAGTGCTATACATGATTTAGATGATTAACTTCTATTTAATCAAATCCACTCCCTTCACGCAGTCCAATGCGTTGCCAAAAACTCATCAACCTTGAGTGGCTTCACCTCCGGAACCCTCTCGTTGACATTAGGCGTCAGATCATACTCTCCTAGAGCAATGATCTTGAAGAACTCATGGATCATTAGCGTCCCCGGATCCGGGTTACCAGCAATCACCGCATCAATAGCATCCAGCGAGACATATGACTTGTCGAGCTTCTTTCCCGTAATCTTTTCAATCTTCTCAACGAGTTCATTGATGGTAACCTTGTCGCCCACAATCACACTGTCCTCATCCCACTTTTCGAAATCCAGCGCCGCAGCAGCGTACTTGCCAACGTCTCGCATATCGGTCACGCTGATTATGCCGTTACCGTCTCCGGGAatggtgatgctgccgctgttgATATCGAGCAAGAAGGCCGGGCCCTTGTATCCGGCTCGGGCAACTTCTTCGTCTCGCGGCGCGCCAGGGGCCCAGACGTTCATCCACAGACCGTTGATGAAGCGCGTGTACTCCAATCCAGACTTCTTTACCGCCTCCCAGACAGGTTCCTTGGCCTTGTAATAGGCGACTCGGTCGTATGCGGGAATGGACCATTCCGACGGCACGAAGCGCTTTACTTTGGCTTCCTTGGCCGCTTCTAGGAGAGCGATTTGCAAGGTGCCAACGGTTGGGCCGTAAGTCCAGATGCAGCTGAGAACAGTGTGGACTCCTCGGAGAGCGTTGGTGAGTTGCTCGTGGGAATCATAGTCGACGACTTTGACGATGGCGCCTTGGGCTTCGAGCTCGGGGCGTGGAGAGCGAGAAAGGATGACGAGTTGGTGCTTCTTGGTTGCgaggatggcgttgatgatgttggaggCGATGGCTgagcctcctccagcaatTGCGACAGTAACCATTTTGATGAAAGGTAGTTAGATTCAATTTGTTACTTGAAAGAATAGAATGGATTGTTGAGCTGTGAGTGTGATGAATGTCTTCGTGTTTTGAcgagaagaacaagcacATTTATATACATCTGATACTCCATCACCCCCTTACTATTCAAACGTATCCATTTGTTACAAATGTCTCAATCAATAATCAAAACTTGCAAAGGTCATCAAATTGTTGTTTTGCCACTATTCATCTTGCCGTGTCCGCATCAAGTTGCAATGAAGTTCAGCCCCCCTGTTCTGATTCGTCGCGGCCGACGGCGGCCGCGCTTCTCATCTGGGTTTGCTGTTCCCGGCCCCAGTTCGCTGACTAGCAACTCCGCCGGTGGAGACATTGATCTTAGAAGAGAGCGGAGACTAAGACGAATAGATAATCAAAGAATTGTTGATTACAGGAATTCTAGAGTTATAAAGCTTAGCTGTTGTTCGGTTCTAAAGAGGGTAcaattatattatattacatcctttttcatttccttcttctatCCGAGTCATATCGTATGCCTTTGAAATTTATAACTATATAATACAAAATAGAGTAAGATGAGCATTATTTAGACAGTAATGCGACCAAACAAGGATCGTTTTGAATTGGTTGAAAGTAGTTAAACGTGGATGGCGAATCAGACATGAGATCCGAAAGCACATTATCCACGGCCTGAAGGTGTTTTGCTGTAACAAGGTAGGGTAAGTAATTAGTCATGTGTTGCTTTCTATACCACCATTCATGAAAGATAACTTACCTGCAGCTTGCCATCTCCTGCCATAATTCCAAGTAGCCTCCCGGAGTGTTTCAAGCGCCGCCGTCCActccgcctcgtccatgTCGTCGCGGAAAGAAATCAGCTCTAAGGTAGCTCGATAAATGACGTGGCAATACGTCGGCGGAAACGATATTATATTAATCTTACGGTAATGGTTATTAATCGTGTCCGCCACATCGACAACCATGCGGACAATTGTCTTGACTACTAATGCGGAGGCGACGCGACATGATGGTGGGAAACCTTTAATATCGCCTTTGCATAGATCGTCCGCTGTGAGGGGTGGGTGTCGACTGTGTAAAAGGAGAAGTGAACTTTGACAGGGGTAGGTTAGCAttcatcttttcctcttttgttGTTTATCACCACGATGACGTTGAAACAAGTGACTTACACGAGCGTTATGGCGGATGGCTCACAATATCCACACATGGCACCGCCGGACCGCTCAACAAGTATTCTCATAAGTTGCTGAAGTTCAATATCCAACTGATATTTCTCATCTCCTAGATGCTCTGGTGCATGAGCGGTCGCTATACTATGGCGAAAAGACACCGTCCTGTCAAACAAACACCACGCTTTTGCCTGATAGCCAAATACACCGGGCTCTTCATCCTGGGTAAGAACGGCGTCACCAAGGCGAGAGTATGAAGGATCAAGATCAAAGGCTTCAAAGGGAAGGTGCTGCGACATTGAAGCCTGGTGGATTGCAAACGGCTTGGAGAACGTGGCATCGTGCAACATGGTTGACCTGCATGTAAGCGCATCAGTTAGTGCTCGATCAAAGTCATGGATAATCAATCCGGGATTCACACCTGTCACGTATAACTAACGCCCACCA contains these protein-coding regions:
- a CDS encoding nmrA-like family domain-containing protein: MVTVAIAGGGSAIASNIINAILATKKHQLVILSRSPRPELEAQGAIVKVVDYDSHEQLTNALRGVHTVLSCIWTYGPTVGTLQIALLEAAKEAKAKEPVWEAVKKSGLEYTRFINGLWMNVWAPGAPRDEEVARAGYKGPAFLLDINSGSITIPGDGNGIISVTDMRDVGKYAAAALDFEKWDEDSVIVGDKVTINELVEKIEKITGKKLDKSYVSLDAIDAVIAGEYDLTPNVNERVPEVKPLKVDEFLATHWTA